Below is a genomic region from Patescibacteria group bacterium.
CAGAGCGAACGGCAATACTGGAAGACATTATAGAGAACACTATAAATAAAGGTGGGGCACTTTTAATTCCCGCTTTTTCCATTGAGCGCACTCAAACATTGCTCTATGAGATAAATAATTTAGTTGAAAACGGAAGAATTCCAAAAGTGCCGGTTTTTCTTGATTCGCCGCTTGCGATCAAAATAACAGCGATTTATAAAAAGAGAATTAAAAATTTTAAAAATGAAGTACAAGAAGAAATACAATCCGGCGACGATATTTTCGACTTTCCAAATTTGAAATTGACAAAAACTGCAGATGAATCCAGAAAAATTGAGCAGATTCCCAATCCAAAAATAATTATTGCAGGCTCCGGAATGTCCAGTGGCGGACGTATACAGTTCCACGAGAAAAAACATCTCTCTGACCCCAAAAGTACGCTTCTGTTGGTCGGATATCAGTCAGTCGGTAGTATCGGTAGGAGGATTCAGGATGGCGCAAAAGAAGTGACTATTAAAAATGAAGTGATTCCAATCAGAGCAAAAATAGTGAATATAAGTGGATATTCTGCACATAGGGATACCGACGGGCTGTTTGATTTTGTAAGTCACTCTTCGAGAACACTTGAGCAAGTGTTTGTTGCGATGGGAGAAGAAAAATCCGCACTTCACATGGTACAGCGGATACGCGATTACTTAAGTGTGCAAGCGATAAGTCCAAAGCAGGGGCAACAATTCGATATTGCGCTTTAAATAATGAGATAGTACGCACTACCGTGTTACAATATGGACCATGATGGACAATCAACCAAATGGAGATGGCAAGTACAAACTATGCGTGTCGGGGGCAGCTGAAACCGCACATTGTGGCTTTGAAGCGTTTGAAATTGCCAAAGAACTCGGTAGGGAAATAGTGCGACAAAATGGCATAATAGTGACTGGCGCAACGACCGGGTTTCCGTATTGGTCTGCCTCTGGAGCAAAGGAGGAGGGTGGTATGTCTGTAGGATTTTCACCAGCATCAACTGAAAGTGAACATCTAGAAATATACCGTCTGCCGATTGAAAATTTGGATATTATTGTGTACACCGGTTTTGGATACTCCGGCAGGAATCTACTTCTTACCCGTTCATCCGATGCAGTGTTTATCGGCTGTGGACGAATCGGCACTATAAATGAATTTACTGTTGCATACGAAGATGGTAAACCAATAGGTGTTTTGGAAGGGGAGTGGGAAACGGACGAGGTTGTAAGAAATATAATTGATAAGGGACATAGGGTAAACACCAAAATAGTATTTGATAGTGATCCAAAAACACTTGTTGAAAAAGTGGTT
It encodes:
- a CDS encoding MBL fold metallo-hydrolase encodes the protein MNSKTFKLTFHGGAGSVTGANFLLEGEDVKILVDCGLFQGGEFDEEKNREPFAYTPKSIDILMVTHAHTDHIGRIPKLVKEGFEGIIYSTPGTKELSEAMLQDSVGVFESDKRQHGTKPLYGREDVDRTMSLWKTVPYHTTTSLQGGLQFNFKDAGHILGSSIIELTQKGGNRKIVFSGDLGNSPSALLRDTEFIDDATYMIMESVYGDRKHESVAERTAILEDIIENTINKGGALLIPAFSIERTQTLLYEINNLVENGRIPKVPVFLDSPLAIKITAIYKKRIKNFKNEVQEEIQSGDDIFDFPNLKLTKTADESRKIEQIPNPKIIIAGSGMSSGGRIQFHEKKHLSDPKSTLLLVGYQSVGSIGRRIQDGAKEVTIKNEVIPIRAKIVNISGYSAHRDTDGLFDFVSHSSRTLEQVFVAMGEEKSALHMVQRIRDYLSVQAISPKQGQQFDIAL